The following nucleotide sequence is from Acidovorax radicis.
GATCGTCTGCACACCCAGCCCCTGGGGCGACGGCCCGCTCGCGCGGGGGCAGGCTGGCGCGGTTGGATGCCTGTCGGATTGGCGGGTCTGACCACGGGGTTAGCCCTGGTGTCGGGGCTCTGGCTGGGCGGGTTGATGCTGGGTGGGTTGATGCTGGGTGGGGCGGCTGCGAGCGTGTCGGGCGGGGCGTTGGTGCGGGTGTTTGACCCCATCCCCCCGGGTGGCCTGTGCGCCGCCGCAGAAATATGCCGTCTCCCGAAAGGAATGCCATGAATCGCCGTCATCTCCAGACATGGTTGTTGGCCGTGTCGCTCGCGCTGAATGCAGGCTTCATCGTGGCCGTGGCCATGCACCAGTGGCAGCCTGCGGCCAGGGTGGGTGCTGTACCGCACACCCCCGTGAATCTGCCGGATTATTTGGCGTTGAGTGCCGACCAGCGCCAACGCTGGCAACAACTGGAACCCGCCTTTCTGCACGAGGTCAGCGTGAACTGGGCAGATATCCGCCGGCATCGCGAGGCGCTGGTGCGGCATATCTTTGCCGATGAGCCACTGCCTGCCGCCATCGATGCAGAGCAGACCCGCATCGCGATCCTGCAGGAAGCGCAGCAGCGGCGCGTGATTGCGCAATTGCTGGCCGAGCGCGCCCTGCTCGATGAGGCGCAGCGTGCCCGGCTGATGGCCCTGCTGCTCAGCCGCTACGCCCAGGAATCCACGGAAGAAGAGCTGCTGCACCGCGATTGAGGGCTGCGTAGAACGTGCGACGCACGGCGCGCAGCGCGGTGGATTCGATAAAGATGCAAATCAGATGGAACAATTTTCTGGGCCAGTCGTTTGAAGCAACAAGGCTCGGGAATCCCCGGGCCCCTTTGTTCAACCTTCTGGAGTCTTCCCATGAAATCGCCCCTGTATCTGTCCCTGTTGCTGGCCACCGCTTTGACTCTGCCTGTGGCGGCGCTGGCCGCCAGCCCGGCCGCCCAGGCTCACGATCACGGCCACGGCGCCGCAGCAACCCATGACATAGAGCTCAATGCCGGCAAAAAATGGAACATCGATGCCCCCCTGCGCCAGGGCATGGGGGCCATTCACAAGGCCGTCCGTCAGACGCTGCCCCTGGCCCATGCAGGCAAGGCGCAGGCCGCCGACTACGATGCCTTTGGTGCGGAAATCTCCAAACAGGTGGCGTACATCGTGGAGAACTGCAAGCTCGAACCCAAGGCCGATGCCCAGCTGCATACCGTGATCGGCGAAATACTCCAAGGTGTGGAGGCGGCTCAAGGCCAGGAAGGCGACACGGCGCGCGCTGCGGGGGTTGTGAAGGTGGCCCAGGCACTCAACACCTATGGCAGCCATTTCAACCACTCCGGGTGGAAATCCATTCCGTTGCCCTTGTCCCACTGAGTGAACACGGGTCAGTGCGTAGCGCACCGTGCGCAGTGGGTATGGCCGCTCCCGGCCGCAGGCCGGGGCGGCGCGTTATTCCACGTCGATACAGTGCAGCCCGAACTGGCCAGCCTTGCGGTCGGCGAAATACGCCTCGAGTGTTTGCTTTACCGTGCGAAAGGCCAGCTCGTCCCACGGTATTTCTTCTTCGGTGAACAGGCGCGCCTCGATGGTTTCGTAGCCGGGGTTGAACTGGTCGCTGAGTAAGGCCGCGCGATAGAACAGGTGCACTTGCCCCACGCGGCGCACGTTGAGCAGGCTGAACAGCGGGCCCATCTCGATCTGCGCGCCGGCTTCTTCATCGGTCTCGCGGGCGGCGCCCTCCGCCGTGGTTTCGTCCAGTTCCATAAAACCTGCGGGCAGCGTCCATTTGCCCCAGCGCGGTTCGATGTTGCGCTTGCACAGCAGGATGCGCCCATCGGCCAGCTCAGGCACGGTGCCCACCACGTTCAGCGGGTTTTCGTAATGCACCGTGTTGCACGCGGGGCAGACGGCGCGCGGCTTGGTGTCGCCGTCGTCTGGCAGGCGGTACACCACGGCGGTGCCACATTCGCGGCAGTGTTTGATGGGGCTGCGGTGGGTCATGCAGAATTTTGAATGAAATAGGTCTCTAGCGCTTATGGATAAAGCGCTAGTAGCTATTGAAAAGTGAGTATTTGGCGGCGAACTGCAGTGCGTTGCGGCGTGCTCGGGGTTACACCACGCTCAGGCGCAGCGTGCCCAGGCCCGATACGCCGCCTTCCAACACGTCGCCGCGCACCACGGCGCCCACACCTTCGGGGGTGCCGGTGTAGATCAGGTCGCCGGGCTGCAGCTCCCACGCGGCCGACAGGTGCTCGATGGTTTCGGCGATGTTCCAGATGAGCTGGGCCACGGTGCTGCGCTGCTTGTCTGTGCCATTGACCTGCAGCCAGATGTCGGCCTTGGCCACGTCACCGGCCTGGGCTGCCGGGGTGATGGGGCCGATGGGGGCGCTGGCGTCAAAGCCTTTGCCGATACACCAGGGGCGGCCTTGCTTCTTCATGTCGTTTTGCAGATCGCGGCGGGTCATGTCCAGGCCCACGGCGTAGCCATAGATGTGGGCGAGGGCGTCGGCTGCCTTGATATTTTTGCCGCCTTTGCCGATGGCCACCACCAGTTCAATCTCGTGGTGCAGGTTGGCGGTGAGGCTGGGGTAGGGCAGTTGGCCGGTTTCGCCCGTGTTGACCACCACGATGGCATCTGCAGGCTTCATGAAGAAAAACGGCGGTTCGCGGCCGGTGAAACCCATCTCTTTGGCATGCTCTTCGTAATTGCGGCCCACGCAGTAAATGCGGTGCACGGGAAATTGGTCGCCGCTGCCCTCCACGGGCACGCTGGCCACGGGGGCGGGAGAAAATACGTAGCTCATGTCTGCCTTTCTTTTGTCTGGATCTGGCGAAGAAAACGGGGGATGGAAACAGGTTCTGCAGGCGCCATGGCGGGTAAAAACCGGGGGCCTGAACCCGTGCGGCAGTGTGCCACGGACCCGGCCCGCTTGCAGGGGGGGCGCTACACTCGCGCCCATGGCTATGAGCTTCGATTTTCACCACACACCAGGCCACCTGGTGCGCCGCGCCCACCAGCGCGCCGTGGCGCTTTTCATGGAAGAGACGGCGGGTTTTGATGTGACGCCGGTGCAGTTCGCCATCCTGCACGAGTTGCTCGCGCGGCCCGGCGAAGACCAGGTCACCCTGGCATCGCGGGTGGCTTTTGATGCGGCTACGTCGGGTTCGGTGATCGGGCGGCTCGAAAAGCGCGGCTGGATCCGGCGCGAGCCCGACACCGGTGACCGGCGCCGCAAGCTGTTGTGGATCACCCCCGACGGTGAAGCTGCCGCCTTGCAAATGCGCGATGCCGCCCAGCGTGTGCAAGAGCGCCTGGTGGCGCCATTGAGCGCGCAAGAGCGCGAAGACTTCATGGTTTTGCTGTCCAAGGTGGTGTACAACCACCACGACCTTGGCGGTGCGGGGGGCGCCGTGACCGCATCGGGCAGCGCGCTGGGCGCACTGGGCGCGATAGACGCAGCACGCCGCTGATAGCGCAGCGGCAGGGGCTCGACGCAAAGCAAAGCAAGGACCGCTGTCTGGGTCTGATACCGATGGCGCGTTGGTCCGCCACCACCACCTCCACCCCCCTTTTTCATCACGTCTTGTATGCAGCTCTATAACTATTTTCGATCCTCGGCCTCATACCGCGTGCGCATTGCCTTGCAGCTCAAGGGCCTGGATTACGACTACCTGCCCGTGCACCTCGTCAAGGGCGAACACCAACAGCCGGCCTATACCCAGCACGTGGGCGATGCGCTGGTGCCCACGCTGGTCACCGATGATGGTGCTGCACTTTCGCAGTCGATGGCCATCATCGAATACCTCGACGAGACACATCCCACACCGCCTTTGCTGCCCGCTACCCCCCTGGCCCGCGCGCACGTGCGCGCGCTGGCGCAGATGGTGGCGTGCGACATCCATCCCATCAACAACCTGCGGGTTCTCAAATACCTGGTGCGCGAGGCAGGGGCCAGTGAAGACACCAAAAACGCCTGGTACCACCACTGGACGCGCAGTGGGCTGGAGGCCTTCGAACGCCAGTTGGCGCTGCTGGCGCAAGAGCGCGCCAGCCAGGGCCTGGCGCCTTCGGTGATGTGCTGGGGCGACACCCCCACACTGGCCGATTGTTGCCTGGTGCCGCAGATTTTCAATGCGCAGCGCTTCAAGGTGCGCCTGGACGGCCTGCCGCTCACCGTGGGGGCGCATGACGCCTGCATGGCGCTGCCCGCGTTTCAAAAAGCGCAGCCCTCGGCCTGCCCCGACAGCGAGGCCTGACCATGCACCACGCAGGCGCCTTGTCTGCCTCTGACTGGCTGGCACCTGATTGGCCTGCGCCACCGGGCGTGCATGCCCTGTGCACCACGCGCAGCGGCGGCGTGAGCCGCGCGCCGCGCGACAGTTTGAACCTGGGCACCCATGTGGGGGACGACCGTGCCGCCGTGGATGCCAACCGCAGTCGGCTGCAGGCGACGATACAAACCACCACACCGGGTGCCCGGGCTATTTTTCTGGACCAGATCCATGGGGACGGCGTGGTGCACCTCGGCCCACACACGCCCGATGGCACCGCCGCCGATGCCTGCGTGGCCACCGCACCCGGTGTGGTCTGCACGATCATGGTGGCAGACTGCCTGCCCGTGCTGCTCGCACACCGCTCGGGCGCGGTGGTGGCTGCGGCCCATGCAGGATGGCGTGGACTGGCTGGTTGGGGCGGGCAGGGCGTTCTGGAATCTGTTTTTAAGCGTTTTGAGGCGCTAGCGCTTACCCATCAAGCGCTGCCAGCTATCAAAAGTGAAGCAGATAAATCAGGTAAGACAGATAAGGCATATAAGGCAGCTGCGGAATCATCCCCGCTCCCGTCCCACGATGCCGTTGCGCAAGACACCCTGGTCTGGCTGGGGCCTTGTATCGGCCCTGAGGCCTTTGAGGTCGGCGCTGAAGTGCGCGCCGCGTTCTGTGATGTGTCGCCCGATGCTGCCGCGTTTTTCACCGCCCGCGCCGGGGCTGGTGGCAAATACGGGTGTGATCTGGCGGGCCTTGCGCGCCAGCGGCTGGGTGCGCTGGGCATCACCCGCGTGTATGGCAACAACAGCACGGCGCCCTGGTGCACCGTGGCGAACGCCTCACGGTTCTTTTCGTACCGGCGCGATAACGCGGCCCTCGGGGGCAGCGGGCGCTTCGCCGCCTGCATCTGGCGCGACTGAGGCGGCATCCTCGCCAGGGGCGGTGGGCGCCCTTGCCTTCGCGTCCTGTAGCGCGTGTTCCGCCAGCGCCGCCTCTTCCTCTTGCTTCTTCGCGTCATGAGCGGCCTGCGCAGCCGCCTCTCGCGCCTTGATCGCGCGTTTGCGCGCGGGGGTGGACAGGATGTACACCACAATGCCCATGGGCAGCACACCGTACAAAACGAAGGTGATGATCGCGCCCAGCACGGTGCCCAGGGGGCTCGTGGCCTCGGCCACGGCCATCATGAGCGTGACATAGGTCCATGTGATGACGATCAGGTACATTGTTTTTGCATTTTCGATGAGCGCTGGTGTGTGGTGAGGGATTGAGCCGTTGCCTTGTGCCAGAGCGTGGGCAACAATCAAACCGACAGTCCCGAGAGTCCAGCCACTGTGAGCGACCCAACCACCGAGGAAAGAGCATGAATTCTGAATCACCCTGGGCCCAAAGTGCCCAGCAATTCCAGCAGATTTTCGGACAAAGCTGGTCGCAGGCCTTGCAATCGTTTCAGAAGCTGGATTCAGGCGCGCAATCGTCGGCGGCAATGCCGCTGAAACTGTCCTCGCCAAAGCTGGAGGCTCTGCAGAAACAGTATCTTCAAGAGGCGCAAGCATTGTGGACCCAGGGCCTTCAGGGCGCACCCGAGATCAAGGACAAGCGCTTTGCGGGTGAAGGCTGGGCCAGCAACCCGGTGGCGGCTTTTTCAGCAGCGGCTTATCTGCTCAACGCCCGTACCCTGATGGGCCTGGCCGATGCTGTGGAGGCCGACGAAAAAACCAAGGCCCGCATCCGTTTCGGCGTGGAGCAATGGATGGCCGCCATGGCGCCCAGCAACTTCCTGGCTTTCAACTCCGAAGCGCAGAAGAAAGCCATCGAGACCAAGGGCGAGAGCATTGCCTTGGGGCTGAAGAACCTGCTGCACGACATCACGCAGGGCCATGTGTCGATGACCGACGAAAGCCTGTTCGAGGTGGGCCGCAACGTGGCCACAACTGAGGGGGCTGTGGTGTTCGAGAACGAGCTGTTCCAGCTGCTCGAATACAAGCCGCTCACCGCCAAGGTCTACGAGCGCCCCTTTTTGCTGGTGCCGCCCTGCATCAACAAGTTCTACATCCTTGATCTGCAGCCCGAGAACTCGCTGATCCGCTATGCCGTCGAACAAGGCCACCGTACCTTTGTCGTGAGCTGGCGCAACCCCGACGACAGCCTGGCCCACAAGACCTGGGACGACTACGTGGAAGACGGCGCCATGGCCGCTATCGACGTGGTGCAGAACATCACCGGCGCCGAGCAGATCAATGCGCTGGGCTTCTGCGTGGGCGGTACGATCCTGTGCAATGCGCTGGCAGTGCTGGCGGCGCGCGGCGACGAGCCGGTGGCCAGCGCCACCTTTTTGACCACGCTGATCGACTTCACCGATACAGGCATCCTTGACGTGTTCATCGACGAGGCCTTCGTCAAGTTCCGCGAGATGCAAATGGGCAATGGCGGGCTCATGAAGGGGCAGGACCTGGCGTCCACCTTCAGCTTTCTGCGGCCCAACGACTTGGTCTGGAACTACGTGGTGGGCAACTACCTCAAGGGCGAAACGCCGCCACCGTTTGACCTGCTGTACTGGAACAGCGACAGCACCAACCTGCCCGGGCCTTTCTACGCCTGGTACCTGCGCAACTTCTATCTTGAAAACAACCTGGTCAAGCCCGACAAGCTGACGGTGTGCGGCGAGAAGATCAACCTGGGTCATCTCACGCTGCCGGTGTACATCTATGGCTCGCGCGAAGACCACATCGTGCCTATCACGGCCGCCTATGCGTCCACGCAGACGCTGCCGGGCAAAAAACGGTTTGTCATGGGCGCATCGGGTCACATTGCCGGTGTGATCAACCCGCCCGCCAAAGGCAAGCGCAGCCACTGGATCCGCGCCGACGGCAAGCTGCCGGCCACACTCGACCAATGGCTGGAAGGCGCCACCGAGCACCCCGGCAGCTGGTGGACTGACTGGTCGACCTGGCTCAAAGGCCATGCGGGCAAACAGATTGCAGCACCCAAGGGCTATGGCAGGGGCACAAAGTTCAAGGCCATGGAGCCTGCACCGGGCAGCTACGTCAAAAAGAAGGCCTGAGAGCCTGTTCAATGTCTTTTTGGAGATTGCATGCTGATACGCAAAAGCACGGATCAGCACCGCTGCGAGAATGACCTAGCAACAACCTTCAACCACAAGGACATACCATGGAAGACATCGTCATCGTTTCGGCCGCCCGCACAGCGGTGGGCAAGTTTGGCGGAGCCCTGAGCAAGACACCCGCTACCGAGCTGGGCGCCATCGTGATTCGCGAGGCGATTGCGCGCGCAGGGCTTTCGTCCGACCAGATTGGGGAAGTGATCATGGGCCAGGTGTTGGCGGCTGGCGTGGGCCAGAACCCGGCCCGCCAGGCGGCCATGAAGGCGGGCGTGGCCAAGGAGACCCCGGCGCTCACCATCAACGCCGTGTGCGGGTCGGGCCTCAAGGCCGTGATGCTGGCCGCGCAGGCAGTGGCCTGGGGCGACAGTGAAATCGTGGTGGCGGGCGGGCAGGAAAACATGAGCCTGGCCCCCCATGTGCTCAACGGCTCTCGGGAAGGCCAGCGCATGGGCGACTGGAAGATGACCGATTCGATGATCGTGGACGGCCTGTGGGATGTGTACAACCAGTACCACATGGGCGTCACGGCCGAGAACGTTGCCAAGCAACACGGCATCACCCGCGAAATGCAGGACGCCTTGGCGCTCGGGAGCCAGCAAAAGGCCGCCGCTGCGCAAGACGCTGGCAAATTTGCCGACGAAATTGTGGGTGTGAGTCTGCCGCAAAAGAAGGGCGATCCGGTTTTGTTCAACGTGGACGAGTACCTCAACCGCAAGACCAACGCCGAAGCGCTGGCGGGCCTGCGCCCGGCGTTTGACAAGGCCGGTAGCGTGACTGCAGGCAATGCATCGGGCCTCAATGACGGCGCTGCTGCCGTGGTGGTCATGAGCGCCAAGAAGGCCTCCGCTCTGGGCCTGAAGCCACTGGCGCGCATTGCCGCCTTTGGCACCACGGGCCTGGACCCTGCCATCATGGGCATGGGCCCCGTGTCCGCCTCACGCAAGGCTCTGCAGCGCGCTGGCTGGAGCGCTGCCGATGTCGATCTGTTCGAGCTCAACGAAGCCTTCGCAGCGCAGGCCTGCGCGGTGAACAAAGAGTTGGGCATTGACCCGGCCAAGGTCAACGTCAATGGCGGAGCCATCGCCATCGGCCACCCCATTGGCGCGTCTGGCTGCCGCATCTTGGTGACACTTCTCCATGAGATGCAGCGCCGCGACGCCAAGAAGGGGTTGGCCGCACTGTGTATTGGTGGCGGAATGGGTGTGTCTCTGGCGCTGGAGCGTTAAGCGTCCAGAACCCGGCGATGTCCTGAGGACTGCCTGGCATTGCGTTTCGTTCACGGTGCACAGGTGCCGGGCACCGCAAAAAAGCCGCGTTGTAACGCGGCTTTTTTGTGGGTGAATGGTTTTTATTGGCCACTCATGGGGATGGCGAGCCTGTGCGGCAGGCGTTGGTTTGGGGAAGCGCATGGGCACCAATGCTGGCCCATCGACATCGGTGCCGAGACTCTTGAAACGGTGACCGGGCCTGCCTGCTTGGCGGTCGAGGGGCATTCATTGTAAGAACATGGGGATATGTCAAAAAGGAAACGGCTTCAGTGTTTTCCTTCACGGCGTCGTTCGAATTTTTCGTTAGAGTGGGCAGTGATCACATTACTGACAAGGAGAAATGCCATGAGCCAGAAAGTTGCGTACGTTACCGGGGGGATGGGAGGCATTGGCACTGCTATTTGCCAGCGCCTGCACAAAGACGGTTTCACGGTGATCGCAGGGTGCGGCCCCACACGTGATCATGCCAAATGGCTGGCCGAGCAAAAAGCCCAGGGCTTCACGTTTTACGCGTCGGTGGGCAATGTGGGCGATTGGGATTCCACGGTGGAGGCCTTCGGCAAGTCAAAGGCTGAGCACGGAAGCATTGATGTGCTGGTGAACAACGCGGGCATCACCCGTGACCGCATGTTCCTCAAGATGTCGCGCGAAGACTGGGACGCCGTGATCGAAACCAACCTCAACAGCATGTTCAACGTGACCAAGCAAGTGGTGGCCGACATGGTGGAGAAAGGCTGGGGCCGCATCATCAACATCAGCTCGGTGAACGGCGAGAAAGGGCAGGCAGGGCAGACCAACTACTCCGCGGCCAAGGCGGGTATGCATGGTTTTTCCATGGCTCTGGCGCAAGAGCTTGCCACCAAGGGCGTCACCGTCAACACCGTGAGCCCAGGCTACATTGGCACCGACATGGTCAAGGCCATCCGCCCTGACGTGCTGGAGAAAATCGTCGCCACCGTGCCGGTCAAGCGTTTGGGTGAGCCCAGCGAAATCGCTTCCATCATTGCCTGGCTGGCATCGGACGAAGGCGGCTACGCAACGGGCGCCGATTTCTCGGTCAATGGCGGTCTGCACATGGGCTAATGCAGATGCCCGGCCATTGATGCCCGCAAAGGAGCATCCAGAAAGACAAAAACCCCGCGACGCGGGGTTTTTTTTGAAAGGGCCGGAAAGAAGCGGGGGAAACGGAAGGGGTTGCCTGCTGTCTCCATCTTTTTGACGGGCCTATGAAATGTCCCTTTCAGTGCGTGCAAAGCGCAATCCTGGCGGATCTTGAC
It contains:
- a CDS encoding fumarylacetoacetate hydrolase family protein; amino-acid sequence: MSYVFSPAPVASVPVEGSGDQFPVHRIYCVGRNYEEHAKEMGFTGREPPFFFMKPADAIVVVNTGETGQLPYPSLTANLHHEIELVVAIGKGGKNIKAADALAHIYGYAVGLDMTRRDLQNDMKKQGRPWCIGKGFDASAPIGPITPAAQAGDVAKADIWLQVNGTDKQRSTVAQLIWNIAETIEHLSAAWELQPGDLIYTGTPEGVGAVVRGDVLEGGVSGLGTLRLSVV
- a CDS encoding NUDIX hydrolase gives rise to the protein MTHRSPIKHCRECGTAVVYRLPDDGDTKPRAVCPACNTVHYENPLNVVGTVPELADGRILLCKRNIEPRWGKWTLPAGFMELDETTAEGAARETDEEAGAQIEMGPLFSLLNVRRVGQVHLFYRAALLSDQFNPGYETIEARLFTEEEIPWDELAFRTVKQTLEAYFADRKAGQFGLHCIDVE
- a CDS encoding periplasmic heavy metal sensor, translated to MNRRHLQTWLLAVSLALNAGFIVAVAMHQWQPAARVGAVPHTPVNLPDYLALSADQRQRWQQLEPAFLHEVSVNWADIRRHREALVRHIFADEPLPAAIDAEQTRIAILQEAQQRRVIAQLLAERALLDEAQRARLMALLLSRYAQESTEEELLHRD
- a CDS encoding polyphenol oxidase family protein: MHHAGALSASDWLAPDWPAPPGVHALCTTRSGGVSRAPRDSLNLGTHVGDDRAAVDANRSRLQATIQTTTPGARAIFLDQIHGDGVVHLGPHTPDGTAADACVATAPGVVCTIMVADCLPVLLAHRSGAVVAAAHAGWRGLAGWGGQGVLESVFKRFEALALTHQALPAIKSEADKSGKTDKAYKAAAESSPLPSHDAVAQDTLVWLGPCIGPEAFEVGAEVRAAFCDVSPDAAAFFTARAGAGGKYGCDLAGLARQRLGALGITRVYGNNSTAPWCTVANASRFFSYRRDNAALGGSGRFAACIWRD
- the maiA gene encoding maleylacetoacetate isomerase; amino-acid sequence: MQLYNYFRSSASYRVRIALQLKGLDYDYLPVHLVKGEHQQPAYTQHVGDALVPTLVTDDGAALSQSMAIIEYLDETHPTPPLLPATPLARAHVRALAQMVACDIHPINNLRVLKYLVREAGASEDTKNAWYHHWTRSGLEAFERQLALLAQERASQGLAPSVMCWGDTPTLADCCLVPQIFNAQRFKVRLDGLPLTVGAHDACMALPAFQKAQPSACPDSEA
- a CDS encoding acetyl-CoA C-acetyltransferase; this encodes MEDIVIVSAARTAVGKFGGALSKTPATELGAIVIREAIARAGLSSDQIGEVIMGQVLAAGVGQNPARQAAMKAGVAKETPALTINAVCGSGLKAVMLAAQAVAWGDSEIVVAGGQENMSLAPHVLNGSREGQRMGDWKMTDSMIVDGLWDVYNQYHMGVTAENVAKQHGITREMQDALALGSQQKAAAAQDAGKFADEIVGVSLPQKKGDPVLFNVDEYLNRKTNAEALAGLRPAFDKAGSVTAGNASGLNDGAAAVVVMSAKKASALGLKPLARIAAFGTTGLDPAIMGMGPVSASRKALQRAGWSAADVDLFELNEAFAAQACAVNKELGIDPAKVNVNGGAIAIGHPIGASGCRILVTLLHEMQRRDAKKGLAALCIGGGMGVSLALER
- the phbB gene encoding acetoacetyl-CoA reductase, which produces MSQKVAYVTGGMGGIGTAICQRLHKDGFTVIAGCGPTRDHAKWLAEQKAQGFTFYASVGNVGDWDSTVEAFGKSKAEHGSIDVLVNNAGITRDRMFLKMSREDWDAVIETNLNSMFNVTKQVVADMVEKGWGRIINISSVNGEKGQAGQTNYSAAKAGMHGFSMALAQELATKGVTVNTVSPGYIGTDMVKAIRPDVLEKIVATVPVKRLGEPSEIASIIAWLASDEGGYATGADFSVNGGLHMG
- a CDS encoding anti-sigma factor family protein, which gives rise to MTCPRDTDLSAYVDHMMKPPERARFNGHLQACPICQQRLDDMTALGTSLRALPSPQLGFDLAAQWNDRLHTQPLGRRPARAGAGWRGWMPVGLAGLTTGLALVSGLWLGGLMLGGLMLGGAAASVSGGALVRVFDPIPPGGLCAAAEICRLPKGMP
- a CDS encoding PHA/PHB synthase family protein, with protein sequence MNSESPWAQSAQQFQQIFGQSWSQALQSFQKLDSGAQSSAAMPLKLSSPKLEALQKQYLQEAQALWTQGLQGAPEIKDKRFAGEGWASNPVAAFSAAAYLLNARTLMGLADAVEADEKTKARIRFGVEQWMAAMAPSNFLAFNSEAQKKAIETKGESIALGLKNLLHDITQGHVSMTDESLFEVGRNVATTEGAVVFENELFQLLEYKPLTAKVYERPFLLVPPCINKFYILDLQPENSLIRYAVEQGHRTFVVSWRNPDDSLAHKTWDDYVEDGAMAAIDVVQNITGAEQINALGFCVGGTILCNALAVLAARGDEPVASATFLTTLIDFTDTGILDVFIDEAFVKFREMQMGNGGLMKGQDLASTFSFLRPNDLVWNYVVGNYLKGETPPPFDLLYWNSDSTNLPGPFYAWYLRNFYLENNLVKPDKLTVCGEKINLGHLTLPVYIYGSREDHIVPITAAYASTQTLPGKKRFVMGASGHIAGVINPPAKGKRSHWIRADGKLPATLDQWLEGATEHPGSWWTDWSTWLKGHAGKQIAAPKGYGRGTKFKAMEPAPGSYVKKKA
- a CDS encoding MarR family winged helix-turn-helix transcriptional regulator; translated protein: MAMSFDFHHTPGHLVRRAHQRAVALFMEETAGFDVTPVQFAILHELLARPGEDQVTLASRVAFDAATSGSVIGRLEKRGWIRREPDTGDRRRKLLWITPDGEAAALQMRDAAQRVQERLVAPLSAQEREDFMVLLSKVVYNHHDLGGAGGAVTASGSALGALGAIDAARR